A genomic segment from Candidatus Pacearchaeota archaeon encodes:
- a CDS encoding DUF2283 domain-containing protein, with product MEKFNFNYDEENDDLFVYLEGKKSSGAIELGNFVFDFDEEGNLVAMQILNVTEVFSKILSKIKEVSKIKDIRIEIFNFKNMEAIKFSVSDNRIEETANILIPFIKEKSPVLEY from the coding sequence ATGGAAAAATTTAATTTTAATTATGATGAAGAGAATGACGACTTATTTGTTTATTTAGAGGGGAAAAAATCTTCGGGTGCGATTGAATTAGGAAATTTTGTTTTTGATTTTGATGAAGAAGGCAATTTAGTGGCTATGCAAATATTAAATGTCACAGAAGTTTTTTCTAAAATTCTTTCAAAAATAAAAGAAGTTTCAAAAATAAAAGATATAAGAATTGAAATTTTTAATTTTAAGAATATGGAAGCTATTAAATTTAGCGTTTCAGATAACAGAATAGAGGAAACAGCAAATATTTTGATTCCCTTTATAAAAGAAAAAAGCCCTGTTTTGGAATATTAA
- a CDS encoding M48 family metalloprotease, producing MTTQKTRTNVVEVFEELKEKGLIRKERKLKESKFFSNFKNLGNTIFFNPSFKNLNKNYLRLILLHEEAHATKKQRSKYVIISSLILSFFSFCIFNIWLFKMKFIYSFILSLVILFSVFRLSFNYLKKDEFEADLFACSRLKEHYKIKNVSKLLENSLKSIHIKKKKNYSLFIKLYKIINYHPTMKERVNRIKTILEQNDNTKN from the coding sequence ATGACAACACAAAAAACTAGAACAAATGTAGTAGAGGTTTTTGAAGAATTAAAAGAAAAAGGACTAATAAGAAAAGAAAGAAAGTTAAAAGAAAGTAAATTTTTTTCAAATTTTAAAAATTTAGGAAATACTATTTTTTTTAATCCTTCTTTTAAAAATCTTAACAAAAATTATTTAAGATTGATCCTCCTTCATGAAGAAGCGCATGCTACAAAGAAACAAAGATCAAAATATGTAATTATTTCATCCCTCATCTTATCTTTTTTTTCTTTTTGCATTTTTAACATCTGGCTTTTTAAAATGAAGTTTATTTATTCTTTTATACTTTCTTTAGTTATCCTTTTTTCAGTATTTAGACTTTCTTTTAATTACTTAAAAAAAGATGAATTTGAAGCTGATTTATTTGCTTGTTCTCGATTAAAAGAGCATTATAAGATAAAAAACGTTTCAAAGTTATTAGAAAATTCATTAAAATCGATACATATTAAAAAAAAGAAAAATTATTCTTTATTTATTAAATTATATAAGATTATAAATTATCATCCCACTATGAAA